Proteins co-encoded in one Medicago truncatula cultivar Jemalong A17 chromosome 8, MtrunA17r5.0-ANR, whole genome shotgun sequence genomic window:
- the LOC25500581 gene encoding chlorophyll a-b binding protein 7, chloroplastic, with the protein MASACASSAIAAVAISPSSQKNGSPMGTSKAFLGRKLKVNSNIAAPVRVRSTTTVCAAAEPDRPLWFPGSTPPPWLDGSLPGDFGFDPLGLSSDPESLKWNVQAELVHCRWAMLGAAGIFIPEFLTKIGILNTPSWYTAGEQEYFTDTTTLFIVELIFIGWAEGRRWADILNPGCVNTDPIFPNNKLTGTDVGYPGGLWFDPLGWGSGSPQKLKELRTKEIKNGRLAMLAVMGAWFQHIYTGTGPIDNLFAHLADPGHATIFAAFTPK; encoded by the exons ATGGCTTCTGCTTGTGCTTCTTCTGCCATTGCAGCTGTTGCCATCTCTCCAAG TTCTCAGAAGAATGGATCACCCATGGGAACCTCAAAAGCTTTTCTTGGAAGGAAACTGAAGGTGAACAGCAACATTGCAGCACCAGTTAGAGTGAGATCTACCACAACAGTGTGTGCAGCAGCTGAGCCTGATAGACCTTTGTGGTTCCCAGGAAGCACCCCTCCTCCATGGCTAGATGGCAGTCTCCCAGGagattttggttttgatcctcTTGGACTTT CCTCTGATCCAGAGAGTCTGAAATGGAATGTTCAAGCCGAGCTTGTGCACTGCAGATGGGCAATGTTGGGAGCAGCAGGAATTTTCATCCCAGAATTCCTAACAAAGATTGGTATCTTGAACACACCTTCATGGTACACTGCTGGAGAGCAAGAGTATTTCACAGACACCACCACACTCTTCATAGTTGAGCTCATTTTCATCGGTTGGGCCGAGGGTAGAAGGTGGGCTGACATCCTCAATCCAGGTTGTGTCAACACTGACCCTATCTTTCCAAACAACAAGCTCACAGGAACTGATGTAGGATACCCGGGTGGACTTTGGTTTGATCCACTTGGTTGGGGAAGTGGTTCTCCTCAGAAGCTTAAGGAGTTGAGAACAAAGGAAATTAAGAATGGGAGATTGGCTATGTTGGCTGTGATGGGAGCTTGGTTCCAGCACATTTACACCGGCACTGGTCCTATTGATAACCTTTTTGCTCACCTTGCTGATCCTGGTCATGCTACTATTTTCGCT GCTTTCACTCCCAAGTGA